From Populus trichocarpa isolate Nisqually-1 chromosome 19, P.trichocarpa_v4.1, whole genome shotgun sequence, a single genomic window includes:
- the LOC18108572 gene encoding clathrin light chain 1 isoform X3, producing MSSSFDSFTPEGDQNDPTVLHVQHDHVSPTSHPFVDDGYTGDDSSFPGETPLPQENFFNDNMHSSEGYGFGLPSPSTEFSSPFETDGGGGGDGVFASDGPILPEPGEMQELGVKFREWRRQNALHLEEKEKREKEMRNQIINEAEEYIRAFYEKRQQNCETNKAQNREREKLYLANQEKFHKEADKHYWKAIAEIIPREVPNIKRRGGKKEDDKKPSIMVIQGPKPGKPTDLSRTRQLFLKLKQNPPPHMMPPPPTPAKDGKDAKDGKDAKDGKDGKDAKDGKDGKGENEGKDAKNEKTPAPTSATAAAAADGNKPASPCKDIAKSSSFDLSKLDVLAAAAAEGEQAAEGEQSAEGEQATA from the exons ATGTCATCCTCTTTTGATTCATTCACCCCTGAAGGAGATCAAAATGACCCCACAGTGCTGCATGTCCAACACGATCATGTGTCACCTACCTCCCACCCTTTTGTTGATGATGGCTACACAGGTGATGACTCGTCATTCCCTGGAGAAACACCATTGCCACAAGAAAATTTCTTCAATGACAACATGCATTCTTCTGAGGGGTATGGGTTTGGTTTGCCTTCTCCAAGTACTGAATTTTCCTCACCCTTTGAGactgatggtggtggtggtggtgatggtgttTTTGCTTCTGATGGGCCAATTCTGCCTGAACCTGGTGAAATGCAGGAGTTAGGAGTCAAATTCCGTGAGTGGCGCAg GCAAAATGCCCTCCATTTagaggaaaaggagaaaagagagaaggagatgagaAACCAGATCATCAATGAAGCTGAAGAGTATATACGAGCTTTTTATGAGAAGAGGCAGCAGAATTGCGAAACTAACAAAGCTCAgaacagagaaagagagaag CTGTACTTGGCCAATCAAGAGAAGTTCCATAAAGAGGCAGACAAACATTACTGGAAAGCCATTGCAGAGATCATTCCTCGAGAGGTGCCGAACATTAAAAGGAGAGGGGGTAAGAAAGAGGATGATAAGAAACCTTCCATTATGGTAATTCAGGGTCCAAAGCCTGGAAAACCCACTGATCTTTCAAGGACGAGACAGCTTTTCTTGAAGCTGAAACAGAACCCTCCACCTCACATGATGCCTCCCCCTCCCACACCTGCCAAAGATGGAAAGGATGCAAAGGATGGGAAAGATGCAAAGGATGGGAAGGATGGGAAGGATGCAAAGGATGGGAAGGATGGCAAGGGTGAAAATGAAGGGAAAGATGCCAAGAATGAGAAAACTCCCGCACCAACATCTGCTACTGCAGCTGCAGCTGCCGATGGAAACAAGCCTGCTTCACCCTGTAAAGACATTGCCAAAAGTAGTTCATTTGACTTGTCGAAATTAGATGTTCTTGCTGCAGCTGCTGCCGAAG GTGAGCAAGCTGCTGAAG GTGAGCAATCTGCTGAAGGTGAGCAAGCCACTGCTTAG
- the LOC18108572 gene encoding clathrin light chain 1 isoform X1: MSSSFDSFTPEGDQNDPTVLHVQHDHVSPTSHPFVDDGYTGDDSSFPGETPLPQENFFNDNMHSSEGYGFGLPSPSTEFSSPFETDGGGGGDGVFASDGPILPEPGEMQELGVKFREWRRQNALHLEEKEKREKEMRNQIINEAEEYIRAFYEKRQQNCETNKAQNREREKLYLANQEKFHKEADKHYWKAIAEIIPREVPNIKRRGGKKEDDKKPSIMVIQGPKPGKPTDLSRTRQLFLKLKQNPPPHMMPPPPTPAKDGKDAKDGKDAKDGKDGKDAKDGKDGKGENEGKDAKNEKTPAPTSATAAAAADGNKPASPCKDIAKSSSFDLSKLDVLAAAAAEGEQAAEGEQSAEGEQAAEGEQSAEGEQATA; this comes from the exons ATGTCATCCTCTTTTGATTCATTCACCCCTGAAGGAGATCAAAATGACCCCACAGTGCTGCATGTCCAACACGATCATGTGTCACCTACCTCCCACCCTTTTGTTGATGATGGCTACACAGGTGATGACTCGTCATTCCCTGGAGAAACACCATTGCCACAAGAAAATTTCTTCAATGACAACATGCATTCTTCTGAGGGGTATGGGTTTGGTTTGCCTTCTCCAAGTACTGAATTTTCCTCACCCTTTGAGactgatggtggtggtggtggtgatggtgttTTTGCTTCTGATGGGCCAATTCTGCCTGAACCTGGTGAAATGCAGGAGTTAGGAGTCAAATTCCGTGAGTGGCGCAg GCAAAATGCCCTCCATTTagaggaaaaggagaaaagagagaaggagatgagaAACCAGATCATCAATGAAGCTGAAGAGTATATACGAGCTTTTTATGAGAAGAGGCAGCAGAATTGCGAAACTAACAAAGCTCAgaacagagaaagagagaag CTGTACTTGGCCAATCAAGAGAAGTTCCATAAAGAGGCAGACAAACATTACTGGAAAGCCATTGCAGAGATCATTCCTCGAGAGGTGCCGAACATTAAAAGGAGAGGGGGTAAGAAAGAGGATGATAAGAAACCTTCCATTATGGTAATTCAGGGTCCAAAGCCTGGAAAACCCACTGATCTTTCAAGGACGAGACAGCTTTTCTTGAAGCTGAAACAGAACCCTCCACCTCACATGATGCCTCCCCCTCCCACACCTGCCAAAGATGGAAAGGATGCAAAGGATGGGAAAGATGCAAAGGATGGGAAGGATGGGAAGGATGCAAAGGATGGGAAGGATGGCAAGGGTGAAAATGAAGGGAAAGATGCCAAGAATGAGAAAACTCCCGCACCAACATCTGCTACTGCAGCTGCAGCTGCCGATGGAAACAAGCCTGCTTCACCCTGTAAAGACATTGCCAAAAGTAGTTCATTTGACTTGTCGAAATTAGATGTTCTTGCTGCAGCTGCTGCCGAAG GTGAGCAAGCTGCTGAAGGTGAGCAATCTGCCGAAGGTGAGCAAGCTGCCGAAGGTGAGCAATCTGCTGAAGGTGAGCAAGCCACTGCTTAG
- the LOC18108572 gene encoding clathrin light chain 1 isoform X2 has translation MSSSFDSFTPEGDQNDPTVLHVQHDHVSPTSHPFVDDGYTGDDSSFPGETPLPQENFFNDNMHSSEGYGFGLPSPSTEFSSPFETDGGGGGDGVFASDGPILPEPGEMQELGVKFREWRRQNALHLEEKEKREKEMRNQIINEAEEYIRAFYEKRQQNCETNKAQNREREKLYLANQEKFHKEADKHYWKAIAEIIPREVPNIKRRGGKKEDDKKPSIMVIQGPKPGKPTDLSRTRQLFLKLKQNPPPHMMPPPPTPAKDGKDAKDGKDAKDGKDGKDAKDGKDGKGENEGKDAKNEKTPAPTSATAAAAADGNKPASPCKDIAKSSSFDLSKLDVLAAAAAEGEQAAEGEQSAEGEQATA, from the exons ATGTCATCCTCTTTTGATTCATTCACCCCTGAAGGAGATCAAAATGACCCCACAGTGCTGCATGTCCAACACGATCATGTGTCACCTACCTCCCACCCTTTTGTTGATGATGGCTACACAGGTGATGACTCGTCATTCCCTGGAGAAACACCATTGCCACAAGAAAATTTCTTCAATGACAACATGCATTCTTCTGAGGGGTATGGGTTTGGTTTGCCTTCTCCAAGTACTGAATTTTCCTCACCCTTTGAGactgatggtggtggtggtggtgatggtgttTTTGCTTCTGATGGGCCAATTCTGCCTGAACCTGGTGAAATGCAGGAGTTAGGAGTCAAATTCCGTGAGTGGCGCAg GCAAAATGCCCTCCATTTagaggaaaaggagaaaagagagaaggagatgagaAACCAGATCATCAATGAAGCTGAAGAGTATATACGAGCTTTTTATGAGAAGAGGCAGCAGAATTGCGAAACTAACAAAGCTCAgaacagagaaagagagaag CTGTACTTGGCCAATCAAGAGAAGTTCCATAAAGAGGCAGACAAACATTACTGGAAAGCCATTGCAGAGATCATTCCTCGAGAGGTGCCGAACATTAAAAGGAGAGGGGGTAAGAAAGAGGATGATAAGAAACCTTCCATTATGGTAATTCAGGGTCCAAAGCCTGGAAAACCCACTGATCTTTCAAGGACGAGACAGCTTTTCTTGAAGCTGAAACAGAACCCTCCACCTCACATGATGCCTCCCCCTCCCACACCTGCCAAAGATGGAAAGGATGCAAAGGATGGGAAAGATGCAAAGGATGGGAAGGATGGGAAGGATGCAAAGGATGGGAAGGATGGCAAGGGTGAAAATGAAGGGAAAGATGCCAAGAATGAGAAAACTCCCGCACCAACATCTGCTACTGCAGCTGCAGCTGCCGATGGAAACAAGCCTGCTTCACCCTGTAAAGACATTGCCAAAAGTAGTTCATTTGACTTGTCGAAATTAGATGTTCTTGCTGCAGCTGCTGCCGAAG GTGAGCAAGCTGCCGAAGGTGAGCAATCTGCTGAAGGTGAGCAAGCCACTGCTTAG
- the LOC127904761 gene encoding pentatricopeptide repeat-containing protein At1g12300, mitochondrial-like, which yields MTTFMPRVSRRATTLSTRSMKVPFSGSAGCSEWPLSDLILLRHLLQAPHLAVEDKMTKEEGINLMSTLILRLSMAYPNFQIYTTIINALCKEGLVDEAFEAFRKMEEDGYSPDEWSYNVIIRGFLQHKDASRAVQLIGEMRDRGFFADAHTKALMVDLLSNDENL from the exons ATGACCACATTTATGCCAAGAGTGTCAAGAAGGGCAACAACATTATCTACAAGGTCCATGAAGGTCCCTTTCTCTGGTTCAGCTGGCTGTTCAGAGTGGCCATTATCAGATCTTATACTTCTTCGTCATCTTCTTCAAGCACCACATCTAGCAGTAGAAGACAAGATGACAAA GGAGGAGGGTATCAACCTAATGTCCACACTTATACTACGATTATCAATGGCTTAT CCTAATTTTCAGATATACACTACAATAATAAATGCACTTTGCAAAGAAGGATTGGTAGATGAAGCATTCGAAGCTTTCCGAAAGATGGAAGAGGACGGCTACTCTCCAGATGAATGGTCTTATAATGTTATTATCCGAGGATTTCTCCAGCATAAGGATGCATCAAGGGCAGTGCAACTTATTGGTGAAATGAGAGACAGAGGGTTCTTTGCAGATGCCCACACCAAAGCCTTGATGGTGGATCTGTTATCTAATGATGAAAATCTGTAA